In the genome of Apodemus sylvaticus chromosome 2, mApoSyl1.1, whole genome shotgun sequence, one region contains:
- the Bmp10 gene encoding bone morphogenetic protein 10 — translation MGSLVLPLSAVFCLVAHSASGSPIMGLEQSPLEEDMPFFDDIFTEQDGIDFNTLLQSMKDEFLKTLNLSDIPVQDAGRVDPPEYMLELYNKFATDRTSMPSANIIRSFKNEDLFSQPVSFNGLRKYPLLFNVSIPHHEEVVMAELRLYTLVQRDRMMYDGVDRKITIFEVLESADGSEEERSMLVLVSTEIYGTNSEWETFDVTDATRRWQKSGSSTHRLEIHIESRQNQAEDTGRGQLEIDVSAQNKHDPLLVVFSDDQSNDKEQKEELNELIAHEQDLDLDSDDFFSGPGEEALLQMRSNMIDDSSARIRRNAKGNYCKKTPLYIDFKEIGWDSWIIAPPGYEAYECRGVCNYPLAEHLTPTKHAIIQALVHLKNSQKASKACCVPTKLDPISILYLDKGVVTYKFKYEGMAVSECGCR, via the exons ATGGGTTCTCTGGTTCTGCCGCTGAGCGCTGTCTTCTGCCTGGTGGCTCACTCGGCTTCCGGCAGCCCCATCATGGGCCTTGAGCAGTCGCCCCTGGAAGAAGACATGCCCTTCTTTGATGATATTTTCACGGAGCAGGATGGTATTGACTTCAACACACTATTGCAGAGCATGAAGGACGAGTTTCTCAAGACGTTGAACCTGTCAGACATTCCAGTGCAGGATGCAGGCAGAGTGGATCCGCCGGAGTACATGCTGGAGCTCTACAACAAATTCGCCACAGACCGGACGTCCATGCCGTCTGCTAATATCATCCGGAGCTTCAAGAATGAAG atcTGTTTTCTCAACCAGTCAGTTTTAATGGGCTCCGGAAATACCCTCTCCTCTTCAATGTGTCGATCCCTCACCACGAAGAGGTCGTCATGGCCGAACTGAGGTTGTACACGCTGGTGCAGAGAGATCGTATGATGTATGATGGTGTGGACCGTAAAATCACCATTTTTGAGGTATTAGAGAGTGCAGATGGTAGCGAAGAGGAAAGGAGCATGCTGGTCTTGGTATCAACAGAGATCTACGGAACCAACAGTGAGTGGGAGACATTTGACGTCACAGATGCCACCAGACGCTGGCAAAAGTCAGGCTCATCAACCCATCGGCTGGAGATCCACATCGAAAGCAGGCAAAACCAAGCTGAGGACACCGGAAGGGGACAACTGGAAATAGATGTGAGCGCCCAGAATAAGCATGACCCTCTGCTTGTTGTGTTTTCTGATGACCAAAGCAATGACAAGGAGCAGAAAGAAGAACTGAATGAATTGATCGCCCATGAGCAGGACCTGGACCTGGACTCCGACGACTTCTTCAGTGGACCTGGTGAAGAGGCTCTGCTGCAGATGAGGTCGAACATGATCGACGACTCTTCTGCTCGGATCAGGAGGAACGCCAAGGGGAACTACTGTAAGAAGACTCCACTGTACATTGACTTCAAGGAAATTGGCTGGGACTCCTGGATCATCGCTCCTCCTGGGTACGAGGCCTATGAATGCCGCGGTGTGTGTAACTACCCTCTGGCAGAGCACCTCACACCTACAAAACACGCAATTATCCAGGCCTTGGTCCACCTCAAGAATTCCCAGAAAGCTTCCAAAGCCTGCTGCGTGCCCACGAAGCTGGATCCCATCTCCATCCTCTATTTAGATAAAGGTGTCGTCACCTACAAGTTTAAATATGAAGGAATGGCCGTGTCTGAATGTGGCTGTAGATAG